Proteins encoded in a region of the Prochlorococcus marinus CUG1416 genome:
- the pyrC gene encoding dihydroorotase — MKTLTIIKPDDWHLHLREGLVLKNIIHFTSGFFGRAIVMPNTKTPITSIDRAISYKKSIFEALPESSKFEPLMTMYLTDETDKGELINGFKNNVFFAAKLYPANATTNSSHGVKKIENLYKIFESMQDSGMPLLIHGEVTDSEVDLFDREEVFIDRELSQITKRFPKLKIVLEHITTSYAVDFVQENNIGATITPHHLHINRNAMFFGGLNSDFYCLPVAKRENNRLALRKAATSGKECFFLGTDSAPHLRKWKAFCGCAGIFNSPVAIESYLTVFEEENALHNFEKFASLNGSNFYNMPPNKEKLKVVSRPNKIREFIDVVEEKNIVGQIKPFHAGETLQWLVEGIVN, encoded by the coding sequence TTGAAGACATTAACCATAATAAAACCTGATGATTGGCATTTACATTTAAGAGAAGGTCTTGTATTAAAAAATATCATTCATTTTACTTCAGGATTTTTTGGAAGAGCTATCGTAATGCCAAATACTAAAACTCCCATAACATCCATTGATAGGGCTATTTCTTATAAAAAATCTATTTTCGAGGCGTTACCAGAAAGTTCTAAGTTTGAACCATTAATGACGATGTATCTTACAGATGAGACAGATAAAGGAGAACTAATAAATGGTTTTAAAAATAATGTCTTTTTCGCAGCAAAATTATATCCTGCTAATGCTACAACAAATTCCAGTCATGGAGTTAAGAAAATAGAAAATCTATATAAGATCTTTGAATCAATGCAAGATTCTGGGATGCCTCTTTTAATTCATGGGGAAGTTACTGATTCTGAAGTAGATTTATTTGATAGAGAAGAAGTTTTTATAGATAGAGAACTTTCCCAAATAACTAAAAGATTTCCAAAATTAAAAATCGTTTTAGAACATATAACCACATCTTATGCCGTTGATTTTGTTCAAGAAAATAATATTGGAGCTACTATCACTCCGCATCATTTGCATATAAATAGAAATGCAATGTTTTTTGGAGGCTTAAATAGTGATTTTTACTGCTTACCAGTGGCTAAGAGGGAAAATAATAGACTGGCTTTAAGGAAAGCTGCAACAAGTGGGAAAGAATGTTTTTTCTTGGGAACTGATTCTGCTCCACACCTTAGAAAGTGGAAGGCTTTTTGTGGTTGTGCAGGTATTTTTAATTCGCCAGTAGCAATAGAAAGTTATTTAACAGTATTTGAAGAGGAAAATGCTCTACATAATTTTGAGAAGTTTGCAAGTTTGAATGGATCTAACTTTTATAATATGCCCCCTAATAAAGAAAAATTAAAAGTAGTGTCTAGACCTAATAAAATTAGAGAATTTATTGATGTTGTTGAAGAAAAAAATATTGTCGGACAAATAAAACCATTTCATGCAGGTGAAACTTTACAATGGCTAGTGGAAGGGATAGTAAATTAA
- a CDS encoding sigma-70 family RNA polymerase sigma factor — protein MSSLSDFLGEIGRHQLLTPERELTMGRKVQEMVVLVNRCQEAGGKGSACEYSEAERKKIKIGEKAKNEMITANLRLVVNLAKRYQGKGLDLLDLIQEGTLGLTRAVEKYDPSRGHRFSTYAYWWIRQGLNRALSTQSRTIRIPVNINEKLTKLRSAKSKLMQLKGIPPTSNELAEELKITKEEIDELLSCELRSITVSLQGTVKSKSDPSELVDILPSDQTPPMELAELAERTASAWKLLDKANLTEKERKIVSLRFGLDGSNEWRTLAEVARHMSCSREYCRQVVQRALRKLRKAGIQNGLVDSIS, from the coding sequence GTGAGTTCATTAAGCGATTTTCTGGGTGAAATAGGGCGTCATCAACTTTTGACTCCCGAGAGGGAACTCACTATGGGAAGAAAAGTCCAAGAGATGGTCGTGCTTGTTAATAGATGTCAAGAGGCAGGTGGCAAAGGTTCCGCTTGTGAATATTCCGAAGCTGAAAGAAAAAAAATAAAAATTGGTGAAAAAGCCAAAAATGAGATGATAACAGCGAACCTAAGATTAGTTGTGAATCTTGCTAAAAGATATCAAGGGAAAGGACTAGACTTGCTCGACTTAATTCAGGAGGGAACATTAGGCCTTACAAGGGCTGTAGAAAAATATGATCCCTCTAGAGGGCATAGATTCTCGACCTATGCTTATTGGTGGATTAGACAAGGATTAAATAGAGCATTATCAACTCAAAGTAGAACTATTAGGATACCAGTAAATATAAATGAAAAACTTACAAAATTAAGATCAGCCAAATCAAAGCTTATGCAACTTAAGGGTATTCCCCCTACTAGCAATGAGCTGGCCGAAGAACTGAAAATAACCAAGGAGGAAATTGACGAATTACTCTCTTGTGAATTGAGAAGTATTACTGTTAGTCTTCAGGGCACTGTTAAATCAAAATCAGATCCCTCTGAGTTAGTTGACATTCTTCCAAGTGATCAAACTCCTCCAATGGAGTTAGCTGAATTAGCCGAAAGAACAGCCTCTGCTTGGAAGTTGTTAGATAAGGCAAATTTAACTGAAAAAGAAAGAAAGATAGTAAGCCTTAGATTTGGCTTAGACGGTTCAAATGAATGGAGAACTTTAGCTGAAGTTGCAAGACACATGAGTTGTAGTAGGGAATATTGCAGACAAGTCGTTCAACGTGCCTTAAGAAAACTAAGAAAGGCGGGAATACAAAATGGATTAGTTGATAGTATTAGCTAA
- a CDS encoding NAD(P)H-quinone oxidoreductase subunit L, which translates to MENIFNNSFVSLIAYVGVISLYLLVIPLFLFYWMNNRWNVMGKFERLGIYGLVFLFFPGLILFSPFLNLRLKGSGKG; encoded by the coding sequence ATGGAGAATATTTTCAATAATTCATTTGTTTCCTTAATTGCTTATGTTGGAGTTATTTCTCTCTATTTATTGGTTATTCCATTATTCCTATTTTATTGGATGAATAATAGATGGAATGTAATGGGCAAATTTGAAAGGTTAGGAATTTATGGACTAGTATTTCTTTTCTTTCCAGGTTTAATTTTATTTTCTCCATTTTTAAACCTCAGATTAAAAGGAAGTGGTAAAGGGTGA
- a CDS encoding calcium/sodium antiporter, which produces MSDFLFPIIEIILGVVLLFAGGEFFIQGAIYLSLILGIPQIVIGLTVISLGTSSPELLVSLSSIVKGSDSLAASNVIGSNIFNVLVVLGISSLITPLKVKSRIVRRDVPLLMAISCAVWAMSSTGLLTLQAGIFLIFCLVLNTIWEINTINEKEEDTKDAEPEVEEFKDNYKGKLNILLKLIFGIFLLSFGSNILVNGAQTLATLLGVNEIVIGLTIVATGTSLPELVTSIIAAFKGKTDLAIGNVIGSNLLNQLLILGSCSIFSGFKGLVIEQSLIKVDLPFMVLTTFACLPIFWSKGKITRIEGFILLNLYIFYLLDKILFLNGFNYLSELRIGLIIYFSLLIVILFAQEKLNFSES; this is translated from the coding sequence ATGAGTGATTTTTTGTTTCCAATAATAGAAATAATTTTAGGAGTAGTTTTACTTTTTGCAGGAGGAGAGTTCTTTATTCAAGGAGCCATATATTTATCTTTAATTTTAGGCATCCCTCAGATAGTAATTGGATTAACAGTTATTTCTCTGGGTACAAGCTCTCCTGAGTTGTTAGTAAGTTTAAGTTCAATTGTAAAAGGCAGCGATTCGCTTGCGGCTAGCAATGTAATAGGAAGCAATATTTTCAATGTTCTTGTAGTTTTAGGTATAAGCTCATTGATAACACCTCTAAAGGTAAAAAGCAGAATAGTCAGAAGGGATGTTCCTCTATTAATGGCTATTTCTTGTGCGGTTTGGGCAATGTCATCAACAGGCTTATTAACATTGCAAGCAGGGATATTTCTAATATTTTGTTTAGTCTTAAATACAATATGGGAAATTAATACCATCAATGAGAAAGAAGAGGATACAAAAGATGCCGAACCAGAGGTAGAAGAATTCAAAGATAACTATAAAGGTAAGCTAAATATTTTACTAAAGTTGATATTTGGAATATTTCTTTTAAGCTTTGGTTCAAATATTTTAGTAAACGGTGCGCAAACTCTTGCTACTCTTTTAGGTGTAAATGAAATTGTTATTGGTTTAACTATTGTAGCCACCGGAACATCTTTGCCAGAGTTAGTAACCTCAATAATTGCAGCATTTAAAGGCAAAACTGATCTTGCGATTGGTAATGTAATAGGAAGCAATTTACTCAATCAACTTCTAATTCTTGGAAGTTGTAGTATTTTTTCAGGATTTAAAGGTTTAGTTATTGAACAAAGCCTAATAAAAGTTGACTTGCCTTTTATGGTTTTAACTACCTTTGCATGCTTACCAATTTTTTGGAGCAAAGGAAAAATTACCAGAATTGAAGGATTTATTTTGCTTAATCTTTATATTTTTTATCTTCTAGATAAGATACTCTTTTTGAATGGATTTAATTATCTTTCTGAATTAAGGATAGGTTTAATTATTTACTTTTCATTGCTTATAGTAATTCTATTTGCTCAAGAAAAATTAAATTTTTCTGAATCATAA
- a CDS encoding DUF3007 family protein — protein MTKGKVVQIGIFVSLIGLISYKFAPQIGIDDFTASTISSCILILIVITWVTSYVYRVVNGKMTFIEQRKRYRKEYEKVVNDKLETKFNSLSQEEQERLIEDLEKNP, from the coding sequence TTGACTAAAGGTAAAGTTGTACAAATAGGTATATTTGTCTCATTAATAGGATTAATTAGTTATAAATTTGCACCGCAAATTGGTATAGATGATTTTACAGCCAGTACTATCTCAAGTTGTATCTTAATTCTGATTGTTATTACTTGGGTAACATCTTATGTTTATAGAGTTGTAAATGGGAAAATGACGTTTATTGAACAAAGGAAGCGTTATAGAAAGGAGTATGAAAAAGTTGTTAATGATAAACTAGAAACTAAGTTCAATTCATTGTCACAAGAAGAACAGGAGAGACTAATAGAAGATTTAGAAAAAAATCCATAA
- the trpA gene encoding tryptophan synthase subunit alpha yields the protein MKKNKMQITKNESLSKVDEKFYELKNNKKLALMPFIMAGDPNIEITSEILLKLQENGADLIELGIPYSDPLADGPIIQLSASRALKSGTTPRKVLTLLESLKGKLNIPIILFTYLNPLLCFGFEQFCEMASNAGVSGLIIPDLPLEEAYKFSKIVSKHSMDLILLVAPTTPFERMKKISNNTKGFTYLVSVTGVTGERNTMENRVENLIAKLKEITTNPIAVGFGISTPEHVNKVREWGADGVIIGSAFVKRISSSSKQDLVDHVGNFCKDMRLAADQKK from the coding sequence ATGAAAAAAAACAAAATGCAAATTACTAAAAATGAATCTTTATCAAAGGTAGATGAGAAGTTTTATGAGTTAAAAAATAATAAAAAGTTAGCTTTGATGCCTTTCATAATGGCTGGTGACCCAAATATTGAAATAACCTCTGAGATCTTATTAAAGTTACAAGAAAATGGGGCTGATCTTATTGAATTAGGCATCCCATACAGTGATCCACTTGCAGACGGACCTATAATTCAACTCTCGGCCTCACGCGCCTTAAAGTCAGGCACTACCCCAAGAAAAGTACTTACACTTTTAGAGTCTTTAAAAGGTAAATTAAATATTCCCATTATACTTTTTACTTACTTAAATCCTCTGCTGTGTTTTGGCTTTGAACAATTTTGTGAGATGGCATCCAATGCTGGGGTTTCTGGACTAATAATTCCTGATCTCCCTTTGGAGGAGGCTTATAAATTTTCTAAAATAGTTAGCAAACATTCTATGGACTTGATTTTATTGGTTGCTCCAACGACTCCTTTTGAAAGAATGAAAAAAATATCCAATAATACAAAAGGGTTTACTTATTTAGTAAGTGTTACAGGCGTCACGGGTGAGAGAAATACAATGGAAAATAGAGTAGAAAATCTTATTGCTAAATTAAAAGAAATAACAACTAATCCTATTGCTGTTGGGTTTGGAATCTCCACTCCTGAACATGTTAATAAAGTTCGCGAATGGGGCGCAGATGGAGTAATTATTGGAAGTGCATTTGTCAAACGAATTTCTAGTTCCAGTAAACAAGATCTTGTTGATCATGTTGGTAATTTTTGTAAAGATATGCGTTTAGCTGCGGATCAAAAAAAATAA
- a CDS encoding YciI family protein: MEKFVVFGKYCEDAIIKREPFRDQHLNRLKKLKDRNILVTLGPTKCTKYLFGIFNANDESQMRDLIEEDIYWKKGIWINYDIYNWVQAF, translated from the coding sequence ATGGAAAAGTTTGTAGTCTTTGGGAAATACTGTGAAGATGCAATCATTAAAAGGGAACCATTTCGTGATCAACATCTTAATAGACTAAAAAAATTAAAAGATCGGAATATTTTAGTTACTTTAGGACCAACGAAATGTACTAAATATTTGTTTGGAATTTTTAATGCTAATGACGAAAGTCAAATGAGAGATCTTATTGAGGAAGATATATATTGGAAAAAAGGTATATGGATTAATTATGATATTTATAATTGGGTACAAGCCTTTTAA
- a CDS encoding AbrB family transcriptional regulator has protein sequence MLSGSDLLAKVKELGDVSKSDLVRACGYVSTKKNGSERLNFTAFYEALLEAKGVNLGDSGVAGIGKGGRKLSYIATVQGNGNLLIGKAYTALLDLKAGDEFEIKLGRKQIRLLPTEESQR, from the coding sequence ATGCTCAGTGGTAGCGATCTTCTTGCAAAAGTTAAAGAACTTGGGGATGTTAGCAAGTCGGACCTGGTGCGGGCCTGTGGATATGTTTCCACGAAGAAAAATGGTAGTGAACGCTTAAATTTCACTGCATTTTACGAAGCACTTTTAGAAGCGAAAGGGGTAAATCTTGGAGATAGTGGGGTTGCAGGGATTGGTAAAGGCGGAAGAAAACTAAGTTATATTGCCACAGTTCAAGGGAACGGAAATCTTTTGATTGGTAAAGCATATACAGCACTTCTAGATTTAAAAGCGGGTGATGAATTCGAAATTAAGCTTGGAAGAAAACAAATCAGATTATTACCCACTGAAGAATCTCAAAGATAA
- a CDS encoding YkvA family protein, whose protein sequence is MKDNYYNNQEKIYEAEVLESSTINENIIIKILIKSGRTIAKPALEVLEMAIDPYTPAQVRVSLMAALAYLIMPFDLFPDFMPLVGFSDDFVALTAVLSIWSKYMTPSIRARAERKLNKLFPFY, encoded by the coding sequence ATGAAGGATAATTATTACAATAACCAAGAAAAAATTTATGAAGCTGAAGTTTTAGAAAGTTCAACGATTAATGAGAATATAATCATCAAAATTCTTATTAAATCTGGAAGAACAATAGCAAAGCCTGCCTTAGAAGTTTTGGAGATGGCTATAGATCCCTATACTCCAGCACAAGTAAGAGTTTCCTTAATGGCTGCTTTAGCCTATTTAATTATGCCCTTTGACCTTTTCCCTGACTTTATGCCTTTAGTTGGTTTTAGTGATGATTTTGTAGCCCTCACGGCAGTACTAAGTATATGGAGTAAGTATATGACTCCTTCAATAAGAGCAAGAGCAGAAAGAAAGCTTAATAAATTATTTCCTTTTTATTGA